The DNA window TGCCGGACGCCACCCGGCTGATCGCCGACGGCCGGCGGATCCGGGTGCACGGCTCCGCCGGCTACGTCGAGTTGCTGTCCTGACCCCGGGCGGGAGCGGCGGCCGGGCCGGCTCAGCGGTAGCCGGCGGCCACGACGTTGGCCTGCACGGCGTTCTCGGTGGCGTCCGAGGGGTAGCCGGCCACCATCGCGCCCTCGTAGAACGTGCCGACGCTCTGTTCCGGTTGTCGATGCAGCAGTCGCCGCCGCTGCCCAGGATGATCGCGCCCTGCTTCCGCATCGGGCTGTAGCCGCGGGGCAGCGACCCGTCGTAGAGCGTGTAGAGGCCGCCGGACTGCGCGTTTTGCCCTTGATGGCGAAGCGCGAGGTGCCGTTGTCCTTCAGGGTGGCGGTGACGAACTTGCTGGTGAAGGCGCGCTGGTTCGGGTTCCACGCCGAGCTGCCACCGGGGTAGAGACCATATTCGAGGTCGGCCTGCACCCAGGGCCCGGTGCCGGAGCAGCCGCCGAACCAGCAACTGGTGCCGAAGTAGATCGCGTCCATCGCCCCGGCCCCGTCGGCCCGCCGGGTGGTCTCGCTGTTGCCGTAGTCGAAGCAGCAGCCGCTGTTGACGTGGGTGCCGCTGGTCACCATGTGCATGCCCTCGGGCGCGCTGCCGGTGGGCACGCCGGTCAGGTGACCGTCCCGCCAGTAGCTGCTGTTGCCGGGGATGAACAGCGAGTACGCCTTCGCGCCCCCGACCGTGACCGACTCCCGGTTCGCCACCGCCGGCTGCACCGCGCCACCGATGCCGCCGGACCCCTGGTAGCCGAGGTTGTTGCCCCGGGTCGTCTGGTCGTAGATCCAGGTGATGACGCATGTGGTGTTGGCCGCCGCCTCGCCGCGGTGCCGATGGTGTCCGCCCGGCGACGTCCGGTAGGCGCAGCGATGTCGCGGATGTTATCGCTAACATCAAACGGCGTAAATAGCTGCGCGGGTCCTGGGCGGGTCCCGGGTGGCTCCGGAAAGCTGTCGTTCGGCGGAAGAAATGGCCGTTGAGAGCGCTTCTGACGGCCTCGGGGCCGCCGGGGCTGCATCGTCGCCCGGGGTGGGGCGGAAAGATCGAACGTCGGCACCTAGATGCATCGATTGTTGTCGCTAACACGAGGGCGCTCGGTGCCGATCGGCCGAGATCGTGGCACCGCGCGACGATCTTCGACGGAGGGTGGTCGGGCCGGTCCCGGCGCGGGCGTCGGCGGGCGCCCGGATCCGCCGGCCCTCGTTACGCAGCCGTTGCCCGCAGGTGTCTTGACGGATGTATATGTGAGCGCTAACACTAACTCCGTGACACGGGAGAGGTGCAGATGAGCGAGGTGGAGGGACCCGACCGTTACGTGGTCGGGGTCGATTTCGGCACGTTGTCCGGCCGGGCGCTCGTGGTGCGGGTCCGCGACGGCGTCGAGGTCGGCACCGCGGTGCACGAGTACCGGCACGGGGTGATCGAGACGGCCCTGCCCGACGGCGGCCCGTCGCTGCCGCCGGACTGGGCGTTGCAGGACCCCGACGACTACCGCGACGTGCTGCGCGAGGCTGTGCCCGCCGCGCTGGTCGCGGCCGGGGTGGACCCGTCCCGGGTGATCGGGATCGGCACCGACTTCACCGCCTGCACCGTGCTGCCCACGCTCGCCGACGGCACCCCGCTGTGCGAGGTTCCGGAGCTGCGCCGTCGGCCGCACGCCTGGGTCAAGCTGTGGAAGCACCACGCCGCCCAGCCGCAGGCCGACCGGATCAACGCGCTGGCGCACGAGCGCGGCGAACCGTGGATCGGCCGCTACGGCGGCAAGATCTCCGCCGAGTGGCAGTTCGCCAAGGGCCTGCAGATGCTCACCGAGGACCCCGAGGTCTACCGGCGGGCCGAGCGCTTCGTCGAGGCCGCCGACTGGATCGTCCGGGAGCTGTGCGGCGCCGAGACGCGCAACGCCTGCACCGCCGGATACAAGGGCATCTACCAGGACGGCAGCTATCCGTCGGCCGACTACCTGGCGGCGCTCGACCCCGGCTTCACCGACTTCGTCGCCAAGCTGGACGGCCCGCTGCTGCCGTTGGGCGCCCGCGCCGGCACGCTCGGCGCCCGCGCCGCGGCCTGGACCGGGTTGCCCGAGGGGATCGCGGTCGCGGTCGGCAACGTCGACGCGCACGTCACCGCGGCGGCCGCCCAGGCGCTGCGCCCGGGGCGGCTGGTGGCGATCATGGGCACCTCCACCTGCCACGTGCTCAACGGCACCCACCCCGCCGAGGTGCCCGGCATGTGCGGCGTGGTCGACGGCGGCATCAGCCCCGGCGCCTGGGGCTACGAGGCCGGGCAGAGCGGTGTCGGCGACATCTTCGGCTGGTTCGTGCGGCACGCGGCGCCGGCCGGCCTCGACTCGCACGAGCGGCTCACCGAGCTGGCCGCCGCCCAGCCGGTCGGCGCGCACGGCCTGGTGGCGCTGGACTGGTGGAACGGCAACCGCTCCCTGCTGGTCAACCACGACCTCAGCGGGCTGGTCGTCGGGCTGACGCTGGCCACCCGGCCGGCAGACGTCTACCGCGCGCTGCTGGAGGCCACCGCGTACGGCACCCGGATGATCGTCGAGGCGTTCGCCGAAGCGGGCGTGCCGGTCGACGACCTGGTGGTGGCCGGCGGGCTGACCTCCAACCGGCTGCTGATGCAGATCTACGCCGACGTCACCGACCGGCCACTGGGCATCATCGGCTCGGCGCAGGGCCCGGCACTCGGCTCGGCCATCCACGCGGCCGTCGCCGCCGGGGCCTACCCGACGGTGCACGAGGCGTCGGCGGCCATGGGGCGGGTGGACGAGGGCGTCTACCGGCCGATCCCGGAGAACGTGCGGGCGTACGACGCGCTCTACGCCGAGTACCGCGCGCTGCACGACCACTTCGGTCGCGGCGCGAACGACGTCATGCTGCGCCTGCGCGCGATCCGCAACGCGGCGGTGGACGCCACGACGCCGGCGGACCCGGCCCTGGAGGTTGTCGGATGAGCACCGAGATCGCTGCGCTGCGCGCGACCGTCGCCCGCCTGCACCATGAGCTGACCCGCAACAACCTGGTGGCCTGGACCGCCGGCAACGTCTCGGCGCGCGTCCCCGGGCAGGACCTGATGGTGATCAAGCCGAGCGGGGTGGACTACGACGACCTGAACGCCGACACCATGGTGGTCTGCGACCTGAACGGCGCGGTGGTCGACGGCGGCCGTTCGCCGTCCAGCGACACCGCCGCGCACGCCTACGTCTACCGGGCGATGCCCGAGGTCGGCGGCGTCGTGCACACGCACAGCGGCTACGCCACCGCCTGGTCGGCCCGCGGCGAGGCGATCCCGTGCTGGCTGACCGCGCAGGCCGACGAGTTCGGTGGCGAGATCCCGGTCGGGCCGTTCGCGCTGATCGGCGGCGACGACATCGGCAAGGGCATCGTCGGCACGCTGTCCGGGCACCGCTCGCCGGCGGTGCTCATGCGCAACCACGGCGTGTTCACCATCGGCAGGGACGCCCGCGCGGCGGTCAAGGCCGCGGTGATGTGCGAGGACGTCGCGCGCACCGCGCACCTGGCCCGCGCGCTCGGGCAACCGCTGCCGATCGCGCCGGCCGACGTCGACGCGCTGCACGACCGCTACCAGAACGTGTACGGCCAACGCCCGTCGAGCGGCTGACACCGACCAGCACCACCTCATTCCCACCACCACAGCCGGTCGCCCCGGCCCCGCCGGTCGCGCGCCCGGATCACCCCACCCCGAGGAGATTCGATGAGAACCAGGAGTACGGCACGGACGGTCGTCGCGGCCCTGGCCGGCGTGTTGCTCGCCGCCAGCATGGCCGCCTGCGGCAACAGCGACACCGGCGGCGACTCCGGCGGCGGCGGCAACGACAAGCTCGTCCTGGGTTTCTCCCAGGTCGGCGCGGAGAGCGGCTGGCGGACCGCCAACACCACCTCGATCAAGGAGGCGGCGGGCGAGGCCGGCATCGAGCTGAAGTTCGACGACGCCCAGCAGAAGCAGGAGAACCAGATCAAGGCGATCCGGAACTTCATCCAGCAGAAGGTCGACGTGATCGCCTTCTCACCGGTGGTGGAGTCCGGCTGGGACACCGTGCTCAAGGAGGCCAAGGACGCCAAGATCCCGGTCATCCTGACCGACCGCGCGGTCGACTCCGCCGACAAGTCGCTCTACAAGACGTTCCTCGGCTCCGACTTCAAGAAGGAGGGTCGGCTCGCCGGTGAGTGGCTGGTGGAGCAGAAGAAGGCGGCCACCGGCCCGGTCAACATCGTCGAGTTGCAGGGCACGACCGGCTCCGCCCCGGCGAACGACCGCAAGGCGGGCTTCGGCGAGGCGATCGCGGCAAACCCCAACCTGAAGATCATCGCGTCCCAGTCGGGTGACTTCACCCGCGCCGGCGGCAAGCAGGTGATGGAGCAGTTCCTCAAGGCCAACCCCAAGATCGACGTGCTCTTCGCACACAACGACGACATGGGGCTCGGCGCGCTCGAGGCGATCACCGCGGCCGGCAAGGTGCCGGGCAAGGACATCACCATCATCACCGTCGACGCGGTGAAGGACGGCATGCAGGCCCTCGCGGACGGCAAGTTCAACTTCATCGCGGAGTGCAGCCCGCTGCTCGGGCCACAGCTGATGGACTTCGCGAAGAAGGTCAAGGCCGGCGAGGAGGTGCCGGCCCGGATCGAGACCGAGGAGACCACCTTCACGCAGGAGACGGCCAAGGAGGCCCTGCCCAACCGCAAGTACTGACCCGCACCGGGGGTCGCCGTCGCACCGACGGCGGCCCCCGTGCCACCACCGCTCAAGAAGAGGTCCGATGGGATGACGGGTGACCGTCCGGTCCTGACCATGACCGGAATCAGCAAGACCTTCCCCGGGGCCCGCGCGCTGCACGACGTCGACTTCCGGTTGTTCCCGGGCGAGGTCCACGCCCTGATGGGCGAGAACGGCGCCGGCAAGTCCACCCTGATCAAGGTGTTGACCGGTGTCTACGGCACCGACGCCGGCACCGTCACGCTCGACGGCGAGCAGGTGTCCTTCACCGGGCCGATGCAGGCCGCCGAGGCCGGCGTGAGCACCGTCTACCAGGAGGTCAACCTCTGCACCAACCTGTCGGTGGCGGAGAACATCTTCATCGGCCGGGAACCGCGCCGGCTCGGCGCGGTGCGCTGGGGCGAGATGCGCCGGCGGGCGCGCGACCTGCTGGGCCGCCTCGACCTCGACCTCGACGTGAGCGCCCAGCTCGGCACGTACTCGTTGGCGGTGCAGCAGATGGTCGCCATCGCCCGGGCCATCGACGTCCGGGCCCGCGTGCTCATCCTGGACGAGCCGACGTCCAGCCTGGACGCCGGTGAGGTCGCACAGCTGTTCCGGATCATGCGGCAGTTGCGCGACGAGGGGATCGCGATCCTGTTCGTCACCCACTTCCTCGACCAGGTCTACGGCATCGCCGACCGCATCACCGTGCTGCGCAACGGCACGCTCGTGGGGGAGTACCGCACCGAGGAGCTGCCGCAGTTCAGCCTGGTCGAGAAGATGATCGGTCAGGAGCTGGACGTCCTGGAGCGGCTGGACGAGCAGCAGAAGCGGGCCACGGTCGCCGCGGACGGGCGCCCCGCGCTGGTGGATGCCGACCAGCTCGGCCGGCGCGGCGCGGTCGCCCCGTTCAGCATGCGCATCCACGCCGGCGAGGTGGTCGGCCTGGCCGGCCTGCTCGGCTCCGGCCGCACCGAGGTGGCCCGGCTGATCTTCGGCGCGGACCGCGCCGACCACGGCCAGGTCCGCACCGACGGCGGCCGCTCGCCGCTACGCACCCCGATCCAGGCCATCGACCAGGGCATCGGCTTCTGCTCGGAGAACCGTCGCGCGGAGGGCATCGTCGGTGAGCTGTCGGTGCGGGAGAACATGATCCTGGCGATGCAGGCCGCGCGCGGCTGGCTGCGCCCGATCCCGCGCCGACGCCAGGACGAGCTGGTGCAGAAGTACGTCGACGCGCTGAGCATCCGGCCGGCCAACCCGGAGCTGCCGGTGCGCAACCTCTCCGGCGGCAACCAGCAGAAGGTGCTGCTGGCGCGCTGGCTCATCACCGAGCCGCGCCTGCTGATCCTCGACGAGCCCACCCGCGGCATCGACGTCGGCGCCAAGGCCGAGATCCAGAAGCTGGTGGTGCAGCTCTCCGACGGCGGCATGGCGGTGCTGTTCATCTCCGCCGAGCTGGAGGAGGTGCTGCGCCTGAGCCACCGGGTCGCGGTCATGCGCGACCGCGAGATGGTCGCCCAACTCGACAACGACGACACGCTCGACGCGGACCGCGTCATGCGCACCATCGCGAGCGGAACCCCCCGGGAGGAGGTGACCCGATGAACACCGTCGCCGACCGCCTCCGCCCGCTGGCCGGGCACCGGCTGTTCTGGCCGGCCCTGGTGCTCGTGGCGATGCTCGCCGCGAACACCGTCTACCGGCCCGGCTTCCTCGCCGTCGAGGTCAAGAACGGCCACCTGTACGGCACGCCGGTCGACATCCTCCGGCTGAGCGCGCCGCTGATCCTGGTCGCCCTCGGCATGACCCTGGTCATCGCCACCGGCGGCATCGACCTGTCGGTCGGCTCGCTCTGCGCCATCAGCGGCGCGATCGCCTGCCTGCACATCAGCGGCGCGGCCGACCAGAACAGCCCGTCCACCGTGCTCACCGCGCTGGCCCTGGCCTTCGGGGCCGCGCTCGTGCTCGGGGCGTGGAACGGCGTGCTGGTCTCGGTCATCGGCATCCAGCCCATCATCGCCACGCTGATCCTCATGGTGGCCGGCCGGGGGATCGCCCAGCTCGTCACCGAGGGGCAGATCATCACCATCAACTCCGGGCCGTACCGGGCGATCGGGCTGGGGAGCTTCCTGACGCTGCCGCTGGCCATCCTGATCGCGCTGGCCGCCGCGCTGCTGGTGGCCGCGTTCACCCGGCGTACCGCGCTCGGGCTGATCGTCGCGTCGGTCGGCGGCAACGCCGAGGCGAGCCGGCTGGCCGGCATCCGGTCGCGGCGGGTCGTCCTCCTCGTCTACGTGGTCAGCGCCGCGTGCGCCGCGCTGGCCGGCTTCATGGTCACCGCGAACGTGTCGAGCGCCGACGGCAACGCGGCCGGACTGTGGATCGAACTCGACGCGATCCTCGCGGTGGTGATCGGCGGCACGTCACTGGCCGGCGGCCGGTTCTCACTCAGCGGCACGGTCCTCGGCGCGTTGATCATCCAGACCCTGACCACCACGGTCTACGCCATGAACATCTCGCCGCAGACGTCGTTGCTGTTCAAGGCCGTCGTCGTGATCGCCGTCTGCCTGGTGCAGGCGCCGGCGTTCCGGGCCCGGATCCGTCTGCGCCGGCGCGGCGTCGAGCCCGGCCCGGCGGCGCCGCAGCGGGAGAAGGAGCAGGTCCCGGCATGAGCAGCACGTCGTTGTCCGCCGTCCGGTCCTGGCGGCCCAGCCTGCCCCGGCGGCACGTCCCGGTGCTCGCGACGCTGGCGTTGCTGCTGGTCATGTACGGCATCGGCGTCTCGCAGTACCGCGCGTTCTCCAACGTGCAGGTCGTCTTCAACGTCTTCATCGACAACGGCTTCCTGCTGGTGGTCGCGGTCGGCATGACGTTCGTGATCCTCACCGGCGGCATCGACCTGTCCGTCGGCTCGGTGGTCGCGATGACCGCGATGGTGTCGGCCGCCCTGCTCCGCGACGGCCTGCCCGCCGCGCTGGTGCTCGTCATCGCGCTGCTCATCGGCCCGACGCTCGGGTTCCTGATGGGCTGCGCGATCCATTTCTTCGAGATCCAGCCGTTCATCGTCACGCTCGCCGGGATGTTCTTCGCGCGCGGAATGTGCACGTTCATCAGCGACTCCTCCATCTCCATCACGGACGGTTTCTGGACCGGCATGTCCCAGGAGCGCATCGGCAACCCGGCCGGCAACTTCGTGTCGATAAGCGTGCTGATCGCGTTCGCGGTGGTCCTGGTGGCCGCGTACGTGCTGGCGTACACCCGGTTCGGCCGCAACGTGTACGCGGTCGGCGGCAACGCGCAGTCGGCGCTGCTGATGGGCCTGCCGGTCGCGCGGACCCGGATCGCCGTCTACACGATCAGCGGCTTGTGCTCGGCGATCGGCGGCATCCTGCTGTCGTTCTACACGCTCTCCGGCGCGCCGCTGATCGCCGTCGGGATGGAACTGGACGTGATCGCCGCGGTCGTCATCGGTGGCACGGTGCTCACCGGCGGCTCGGGCTACATCTTCGGCACCGTGCTCGGCGTGCTGGTGCTGGGCGTGATCCAGACGCTCATCACGTTCGACGGCAGCCTCAACTCCTGGTGGACCAAGATCGTGATCGGCGGGCTGCTCTTCGCGTTCATCCTCCTCCAGCGCCTCATCGGCATCCGGTTCAAGTGACGGCTCCTAGCGCGGAAGGCAACAACATGGCACCTCATCCCCAGCCCGAGGTCTGGTTCCTCACCGGTAGCCAGGGTCTCTACGGCGAGGACACCCTGCGGCAGGTCGCCGACCAGTCCCGGCAGCTCGCCGCCCGGCTGGACGAGTCGTCGGACATCCCGGTGCGCGTGGTCTGGAAGCCGGTCCTGACCTCCAGCACGGACATCCTCGCGGCCTGCCGGGACGCGGCCGTGCAGGGCGCGGTCGGGGTGATCGCCTGGATGCACACGTTCTCGCCGGCCAAGATGTGGATCGCCGGCCTGGACGCGTTGCAGACGCCGCTGCTGCACCTGCACACCCAGGCGAACGTGGCGCTGCCGTGGGACACCATCGACATGGACTTCATGAACCTGAACCAGGCCGCGCACGGCGACCGCGAGTTCGGGTACATCCAGACCCGCCTGGGGGTGGCCCGCAAGACCGTCGCCGGTCACGTCACCGACCCGCGGGTGGTCTCCCGGGTGGCGGCCTGGGCCCGCGCGGCCATCGGCTGGTCCTCGGTGCGGACGTTGCGGCTGGCCCGCTTCGGCGACAACATGCGCGACGTCGCCGTCACCGAGGGGGACAAGGTCGAGGCGGAGCTGCGCTTCGGCGTCTCGGTCAACACCTACGGCGTGAACGACCTGGTCGAGGTGGTCGACCAGGTCGCCGAGGCGCAGGTGGACGACCTGGTGAAGGAGTACGACGACACCTACCGGCTGGACGCCGCGCTGCGCGCCGGTGGTGACCGGCACGACTCGCTGCGCTACGCCGCCCGCCAGGAGTTGGGGCTGCGCGCGTTCCTGGACGACGGCGGGTTCCGCGCGTTCACCACCAACTTCGAGGACCTGGGCGGGCTGCGCCAGCTCCCCGGCATCGCGGTGCAGCGACTGATGGCCGACGGGTACGGCTTCGGCGGCGAGGGCGACTGGAAGACCTCGGTGCTGGTGCGCACGCTGAAGGCGATGGCGGTCGGCGTCGCGGGCGGCACGTCCTTCATGGAGGACTACACCTACGACCTGACGTTCGGCCACGAGCTGGTCCTCGGCGCGCACATGCTGGAGGTGTGCCCGAGCATCGCCGCCGACGTGCCGACCGCGGAGGTGCACCCGCTGGGCATCGGCGGGCGGGAGGACCCGGTCCGGCTGGTCTTCGACGCGGCGGCCGGCCCGGCGGTGGTGCTCGGCATGTCGGACCTGGGGGAGCGGTTCCGGCTGGTGGCCAACGTCGTCGACGTGGTGCCGCCGCCGCAGCCGTTGCGCCGGCTGCCGGTGGCCCGGGCGGTCTGGCGGCCCCGCCCCGACCTGCCCGCGTCGGCGGAGGCGTGGATCACCGCGGGCGCCCCGCACCACACCGTGCTCTCCCAGGCCGTCGGCGTCGAGGAGCTGCGCGACCTGGCCGCGATGACGCGGACCGAGCTGGCGGTCATCGACGGTGACACCGTGCCGCACCGGTTCGCCGACGAGCTGCGCTGGAACCAGGCGTACCACCGGCTCGCGCGCGGGTTCTGACCGCGCCGGGACGCTCGGCACGGGTGGCGCGCCTCGGTCCGTGCCGGGGCCCGCCGCCCGTCTCGTGTCCTCGCCGTTACGCCTTGACGAACGTCATGTTATCGCGCACAGTCGATGTGTCGGATTGCCGGCAGCTCCTGCGGGCCGTTCCGAACCGGTCCCGGCCGTGGCTGCCATCCGACTCCGGTTCCCGTCGGGCAGGGACGGGGTTGGTGGCGATGGTGGTCGGCGGCGTGCTGGTCGGGTTGGCCCCGGCGCCGGCCTCGGCGGCGACGGTGGACACCAGCGCGTGGTACGTGCTGGTGAACCGCAACAGCGGCAAGGCGTTGGACCTGTACAACCAGGCCACGAACGACGGGGCGCGGATCACCCAGTGGACGCGCAACAACGGGGCGTGGCAGCAGTGGCAGTTCGTCGACTCCGGCGGCGGCTACTACCGGGTGCGCTCGCGGCACTCCGGCAAGGTGCTGGACGTGACCGGCGCGTCCACCGCCAACGGCACCGCCGTGGTGCAGTGGACCGACCACGGTGGCGCCAACCAGCAGTTCCGGCTGGCGGACTCGGACGGCGGCTACGTCCGGCTGATCAACCGCAACTCCAACAAGGTGGTGGAGGTGCAGAACGCCTCGACCGCCGACGGCGGCAACATCGTCCAGTACGACGACTGGAATGGCGCCAACCAGCAGTGGCAACTCGTCCGCGTCGACGGCGGCGGCACCCCGACCGACCCCCCGCCGACCACCCCGCCGCCGAGCGGCACCTTCACCAACCCGGCGATCTGGCAGGACTTCGCCGACGTCGACATCATCCGCGTCGGCGACGTCTACTACATGTCCGCCTCGACCATGCACTACTCGCCCGGCGCGCCGGTGCTGCGCTCCTGGGACCTGGTCAACTGGGAGTTCGCCGGGCACTCGGTGCCCCGGCTGGACTTCGGCACCAAGTACGACCTGCCCCCGGGCAGCCAGGCCTACGTGGACGGCATCTGGGCCTCGACGTTGAACTACCGACCCAGCAACAAGACCTACTACTTGGCCGGGTGCGTCGACTTCGCCCAGACGCACATCTACACCGCCCCGGCCGTGGACGCCACGTGGAGCAGGCTCACCACGATTCCCAACTGCTACTACGACGCCGGCATGCTGATCGACGACAACGACACCATGTACGTCGCGTACGGCAACACCACGATCAGCGTGGCGCAGCTCTCCGCGGACGGGCGTAGCCAGGTGCGGGCCCAGCAGGTCTACCAGACGCCGTCGAGCATCGGCACGCTGGAGGGGGCGCGCTTCTACCTCAAGTCCACCAACGGCCCGTTCGGCCCGTGCGAGCAGCGGCAGGTGCTGCTCAACCTGCCCGGCCCGATCTCCGGCGGCGGCGTGCCGCACCAGGGTGGCCTGGTGCAGACGCAGACCGGCGCC is part of the Micromonospora sp. WMMD980 genome and encodes:
- the yjfF gene encoding galactofuranose ABC transporter, permease protein YjfF: MSSTSLSAVRSWRPSLPRRHVPVLATLALLLVMYGIGVSQYRAFSNVQVVFNVFIDNGFLLVVAVGMTFVILTGGIDLSVGSVVAMTAMVSAALLRDGLPAALVLVIALLIGPTLGFLMGCAIHFFEIQPFIVTLAGMFFARGMCTFISDSSISITDGFWTGMSQERIGNPAGNFVSISVLIAFAVVLVAAYVLAYTRFGRNVYAVGGNAQSALLMGLPVARTRIAVYTISGLCSAIGGILLSFYTLSGAPLIAVGMELDVIAAVVIGGTVLTGGSGYIFGTVLGVLVLGVIQTLITFDGSLNSWWTKIVIGGLLFAFILLQRLIGIRFK
- a CDS encoding ABC transporter permease — translated: MNTVADRLRPLAGHRLFWPALVLVAMLAANTVYRPGFLAVEVKNGHLYGTPVDILRLSAPLILVALGMTLVIATGGIDLSVGSLCAISGAIACLHISGAADQNSPSTVLTALALAFGAALVLGAWNGVLVSVIGIQPIIATLILMVAGRGIAQLVTEGQIITINSGPYRAIGLGSFLTLPLAILIALAAALLVAAFTRRTALGLIVASVGGNAEASRLAGIRSRRVVLLVYVVSAACAALAGFMVTANVSSADGNAAGLWIELDAILAVVIGGTSLAGGRFSLSGTVLGALIIQTLTTTVYAMNISPQTSLLFKAVVVIAVCLVQAPAFRARIRLRRRGVEPGPAAPQREKEQVPA
- a CDS encoding sugar ABC transporter ATP-binding protein — translated: MTGDRPVLTMTGISKTFPGARALHDVDFRLFPGEVHALMGENGAGKSTLIKVLTGVYGTDAGTVTLDGEQVSFTGPMQAAEAGVSTVYQEVNLCTNLSVAENIFIGREPRRLGAVRWGEMRRRARDLLGRLDLDLDVSAQLGTYSLAVQQMVAIARAIDVRARVLILDEPTSSLDAGEVAQLFRIMRQLRDEGIAILFVTHFLDQVYGIADRITVLRNGTLVGEYRTEELPQFSLVEKMIGQELDVLERLDEQQKRATVAADGRPALVDADQLGRRGAVAPFSMRIHAGEVVGLAGLLGSGRTEVARLIFGADRADHGQVRTDGGRSPLRTPIQAIDQGIGFCSENRRAEGIVGELSVRENMILAMQAARGWLRPIPRRRQDELVQKYVDALSIRPANPELPVRNLSGGNQQKVLLARWLITEPRLLILDEPTRGIDVGAKAEIQKLVVQLSDGGMAVLFISAELEEVLRLSHRVAVMRDREMVAQLDNDDTLDADRVMRTIASGTPREEVTR
- a CDS encoding ABC transporter substrate-binding protein, which gives rise to MRTRSTARTVVAALAGVLLAASMAACGNSDTGGDSGGGGNDKLVLGFSQVGAESGWRTANTTSIKEAAGEAGIELKFDDAQQKQENQIKAIRNFIQQKVDVIAFSPVVESGWDTVLKEAKDAKIPVILTDRAVDSADKSLYKTFLGSDFKKEGRLAGEWLVEQKKAATGPVNIVELQGTTGSAPANDRKAGFGEAIAANPNLKIIASQSGDFTRAGGKQVMEQFLKANPKIDVLFAHNDDMGLGALEAITAAGKVPGKDITIITVDAVKDGMQALADGKFNFIAECSPLLGPQLMDFAKKVKAGEEVPARIETEETTFTQETAKEALPNRKY
- a CDS encoding RICIN domain-containing protein — encoded protein: MVVGGVLVGLAPAPASAATVDTSAWYVLVNRNSGKALDLYNQATNDGARITQWTRNNGAWQQWQFVDSGGGYYRVRSRHSGKVLDVTGASTANGTAVVQWTDHGGANQQFRLADSDGGYVRLINRNSNKVVEVQNASTADGGNIVQYDDWNGANQQWQLVRVDGGGTPTDPPPTTPPPSGTFTNPAIWQDFADVDIIRVGDVYYMSASTMHYSPGAPVLRSWDLVNWEFAGHSVPRLDFGTKYDLPPGSQAYVDGIWASTLNYRPSNKTYYLAGCVDFAQTHIYTAPAVDATWSRLTTIPNCYYDAGMLIDDNDTMYVAYGNTTISVAQLSADGRSQVRAQQVYQTPSSIGTLEGARFYLKSTNGPFGPCEQRQVLLNLPGPISGGGVPHQGGLVQTQTGAWYYMAFTDAYPGGRMPTLAPITWTADGWPQVQTVNGAWGASYPNPLPLHPVKPLTGTDTFAGTTLGPQYEWNHNPDNSRWSVNNGLRLQTASVTNDLYQARNTLTHRIQGPTSTATVELDYSTMRDGDRSGLAMLRDSSAWIGVRRDNGATRVVMTNGLTMASGAWNTTSTGSEVAGAAVSGGRIWLRVNADIRPGSGRQARFSYSTDGVTFVPLGNALTLNNAWQFFMGYRFGIFNYATQSLGGAVTARQFSVTTP
- the araB gene encoding ribulokinase, which translates into the protein MSEVEGPDRYVVGVDFGTLSGRALVVRVRDGVEVGTAVHEYRHGVIETALPDGGPSLPPDWALQDPDDYRDVLREAVPAALVAAGVDPSRVIGIGTDFTACTVLPTLADGTPLCEVPELRRRPHAWVKLWKHHAAQPQADRINALAHERGEPWIGRYGGKISAEWQFAKGLQMLTEDPEVYRRAERFVEAADWIVRELCGAETRNACTAGYKGIYQDGSYPSADYLAALDPGFTDFVAKLDGPLLPLGARAGTLGARAAAWTGLPEGIAVAVGNVDAHVTAAAAQALRPGRLVAIMGTSTCHVLNGTHPAEVPGMCGVVDGGISPGAWGYEAGQSGVGDIFGWFVRHAAPAGLDSHERLTELAAAQPVGAHGLVALDWWNGNRSLLVNHDLSGLVVGLTLATRPADVYRALLEATAYGTRMIVEAFAEAGVPVDDLVVAGGLTSNRLLMQIYADVTDRPLGIIGSAQGPALGSAIHAAVAAGAYPTVHEASAAMGRVDEGVYRPIPENVRAYDALYAEYRALHDHFGRGANDVMLRLRAIRNAAVDATTPADPALEVVG
- the araA gene encoding L-arabinose isomerase translates to MAPHPQPEVWFLTGSQGLYGEDTLRQVADQSRQLAARLDESSDIPVRVVWKPVLTSSTDILAACRDAAVQGAVGVIAWMHTFSPAKMWIAGLDALQTPLLHLHTQANVALPWDTIDMDFMNLNQAAHGDREFGYIQTRLGVARKTVAGHVTDPRVVSRVAAWARAAIGWSSVRTLRLARFGDNMRDVAVTEGDKVEAELRFGVSVNTYGVNDLVEVVDQVAEAQVDDLVKEYDDTYRLDAALRAGGDRHDSLRYAARQELGLRAFLDDGGFRAFTTNFEDLGGLRQLPGIAVQRLMADGYGFGGEGDWKTSVLVRTLKAMAVGVAGGTSFMEDYTYDLTFGHELVLGAHMLEVCPSIAADVPTAEVHPLGIGGREDPVRLVFDAAAGPAVVLGMSDLGERFRLVANVVDVVPPPQPLRRLPVARAVWRPRPDLPASAEAWITAGAPHHTVLSQAVGVEELRDLAAMTRTELAVIDGDTVPHRFADELRWNQAYHRLARGF
- a CDS encoding L-ribulose-5-phosphate 4-epimerase, producing MSTEIAALRATVARLHHELTRNNLVAWTAGNVSARVPGQDLMVIKPSGVDYDDLNADTMVVCDLNGAVVDGGRSPSSDTAAHAYVYRAMPEVGGVVHTHSGYATAWSARGEAIPCWLTAQADEFGGEIPVGPFALIGGDDIGKGIVGTLSGHRSPAVLMRNHGVFTIGRDARAAVKAAVMCEDVARTAHLARALGQPLPIAPADVDALHDRYQNVYGQRPSSG